A genomic stretch from Halalkalibacillus sediminis includes:
- a CDS encoding YciI family protein, protein MRYLILLTPSINWKDNVVLHNQPFMPEHALYVQTEYNKGNIVLTGPFGGSTGGAIVIDAAKEEDVIKFAENDPTVKNGIFSYEIKQWDYKMSKIENENPDFGHGYIDYKHKIQKELGII, encoded by the coding sequence ATGAGATACCTAATATTATTAACTCCATCAATAAATTGGAAAGATAATGTAGTATTACATAATCAACCGTTTATGCCTGAGCATGCTTTGTACGTTCAAACTGAATATAATAAAGGGAATATAGTTTTAACTGGACCATTTGGAGGTTCAACTGGAGGAGCAATAGTTATTGATGCAGCAAAGGAAGAAGATGTTATTAAATTTGCTGAGAATGACCCTACTGTTAAAAATGGTATCTTCAGTTATGAAATTAAACAATGGGATTATAAAATGAGCAAAATTGAAAATGAAAATCCGGATTTTGGCCATGGATATATTGATTACAAACATAAAATCCAAAAAGAATTAGGGATTATTTAG